The following coding sequences are from one Paenibacillus stellifer window:
- a CDS encoding sulfite exporter TauE/SafE family protein has translation MSDHFTETSQAEERNRQTRDIRKGIRWLLAAAVVLSACILLWLHPEWRGFVLDLVLMKNVPQLSMDAGYGMIFTVGILTSFHCAGMCGGIAISQSMRGRKELNKLERFQRYIPSIRYNGGRIVSYTLFGGLAGGIGQVFQLPGIWRGIIPLIGGLFMIIMGFNLLGLFKVLRRFNLSMPSFAFNVIRNGASGLGPFSIGILSALMPCGPLQIMQLYALGTGSIVHGALSMLVFSLGTVPMLFLFGAVHPMLSKKFAGQVLKASALIVITLGLVMLNRGFALAGISLPYEKVHISPQAVIARLNPNGQSQVAAAQAGKNSYPQIVVQKGIAVTWNLHIEKENLNTCNDALSIPRLKIEQKLHAGDNTISFTPKQEGVLEYTCWMGMIRSSIVVVDDISRYDRDQLLSDGGKVKSSATPSPKSASHAASESRPTFPASVRKTGHTQEQSGQAAATAVTRSSGNINGSTAPAATPHKTAPPKASPKTASKPTPTPDPTPLNGKDHKKEEGLKSTAPSASPNKAKSAESDTKGSKTSDGKKESAAAAGKASTSSPKPAATATPTASPQGAENGDQEIQTAVTIVGKDSYSPITVKKGIPVRWIIRVSRDQLNDCNNEIIVPAFHIRKKLVAGDNVVEFTPKEAGDFPFTCWMEMIESRITVTE, from the coding sequence ATGTCTGATCACTTCACGGAAACTAGTCAAGCTGAAGAGCGGAATCGGCAGACTCGCGACATCAGAAAAGGAATAAGATGGCTCCTCGCAGCAGCGGTTGTCCTGTCAGCCTGCATACTGCTCTGGCTTCATCCGGAATGGAGAGGCTTTGTTCTGGATTTGGTCCTGATGAAGAATGTCCCCCAGCTGTCCATGGATGCAGGCTATGGCATGATTTTTACAGTTGGCATTCTCACATCTTTTCATTGTGCAGGCATGTGCGGAGGGATTGCAATTTCCCAGTCCATGCGCGGCCGGAAAGAGCTGAACAAGCTTGAACGCTTTCAGCGATATATCCCTTCCATCCGCTACAATGGCGGCCGGATTGTCTCCTATACACTTTTTGGGGGACTTGCGGGCGGGATCGGCCAGGTCTTCCAGTTGCCGGGAATCTGGCGCGGAATCATCCCTCTAATCGGCGGTCTGTTCATGATTATTATGGGATTCAATCTGTTAGGATTGTTCAAGGTTTTGCGCAGATTCAATTTGAGCATGCCCTCGTTCGCATTCAATGTGATCCGGAACGGGGCTTCCGGTCTGGGGCCTTTTTCAATAGGCATACTCAGCGCTTTAATGCCCTGCGGACCCTTACAAATTATGCAGTTATACGCGCTTGGAACAGGCAGTATTGTCCATGGAGCTCTTTCCATGCTGGTCTTCTCTCTGGGCACGGTTCCAATGCTCTTTCTGTTCGGAGCAGTCCACCCGATGCTGAGCAAGAAGTTCGCCGGACAGGTACTAAAGGCAAGCGCCCTGATCGTCATTACGCTGGGTCTGGTTATGCTTAACAGAGGGTTTGCCCTGGCAGGCATTTCTCTTCCTTACGAAAAAGTGCATATTAGCCCACAGGCGGTGATCGCCAGGCTGAACCCGAACGGCCAATCCCAGGTTGCGGCTGCGCAAGCAGGAAAGAACAGCTATCCGCAGATCGTCGTGCAAAAGGGAATAGCCGTCACCTGGAATCTGCATATTGAAAAAGAGAATCTGAACACATGCAACGATGCGCTCAGCATTCCCAGGTTAAAGATCGAGCAAAAGCTTCATGCCGGCGACAATACGATCAGCTTCACCCCTAAGCAGGAAGGAGTGTTGGAGTATACCTGCTGGATGGGAATGATCCGGAGCAGCATCGTCGTTGTGGATGACATAAGCCGCTACGATCGGGATCAGTTGTTATCTGATGGCGGGAAAGTAAAAAGCTCAGCCACTCCTAGCCCGAAGAGCGCATCTCATGCAGCCTCAGAATCAAGGCCAACCTTTCCTGCTTCTGTTAGGAAAACCGGGCATACTCAGGAACAAAGCGGACAGGCAGCTGCTACGGCGGTGACGCGGAGCTCAGGTAACATTAACGGTTCCACAGCTCCAGCTGCAACCCCGCATAAGACTGCGCCGCCCAAAGCATCTCCCAAAACAGCAAGCAAGCCGACGCCTACGCCGGACCCGACTCCCTTGAATGGCAAGGACCATAAGAAGGAAGAGGGGTTGAAGAGCACTGCTCCGTCTGCGTCACCGAACAAAGCGAAATCTGCCGAGTCCGATACCAAAGGATCGAAGACTTCCGACGGCAAGAAAGAATCGGCTGCGGCGGCAGGGAAGGCGTCTACGTCCTCTCCCAAGCCGGCTGCCACGGCTACACCCACTGCGTCTCCCCAAGGTGCAGAGAACGGCGATCAGGAGATCCAGACTGCTGTCACCATCGTTGGTAAAGACAGCTACTCTCCGATTACGGTCAAGAAAGGAATCCCGGTCAGGTGGATCATTCGGGTAAGCCGCGATCAGTTGAATGACTGCAACAACGAGATTATTGTCCCGGCCTTTCATATACGTAAGAAGCTTGTGGCCGGGGATAACGTTGTGGAGTTCACGCCGAAGGAGGCGGGAGATTTTCCTTTTACCTGCTGGATGGAAATGATTGAAAGCCGCATCACGGTTACGGAGTGA
- a CDS encoding heavy metal translocating P-type ATPase — MAETTLRVDGMTCTLCSRTIEAALGRLKGIQRVSVSYVAEKVLVEYEEETLELSEVVRVIESLGFSASIKGQEGKYNRRRKGGGTEMSRLRTRLLISALLSFPLFLGMVLGGLGFCHDLVYRGQETWFSQALDTVRHKTILLHNWKVQLALAAPVQFIIGWPYYKNAFYSLKARQATMDILVVLGTSAAFGYSLYTVIYKEPLVIGGMLNVYFEASAVIITLILLGKYLESAAKGRTSSAIRALLELEAKSARVEREGIELDLPIAEVQVGDIVAVRPGEKIPVDGVVTEGSSYVNESMLTGESTPVLKGEHDSVTGASLNQHGTFKFRVTQVGGDTVLARIVQMTEAAQNSKAPIQKIADKAATYFVPFVLLASFITFAGWYWGVYDGTAFVLDLALIKAVAVLVVSCPCALGLATPTAIMAGMGRGAQNGILIKNGEQLELAGKITDVVFDKTGTLTSGKLHLSDLIVLEESGDKELSRDDILFLAAAAEKRSEHPLGQAIHKAGMELFAEGIPDPDTFISIPGKGVCADVGGVQVLVGSQRLLAEHEVDLEKVDVQALELLRHSGKTVVFIAVDRVVRAAAGLQDKLRDGALAAVNELKSMGLELHMLTGDNIRSAEAIAGQLGIRHVVAEVLPEHKAQEIERLKGKGRVVTMIGDGINDAPAMAAADVGIAIGSGTDVAIETGDIVLLHDNLLAISSAIRLSSKTMSIIKENLFWAFIYNLLAIPLAAFGYLSPVVAAAAMALSSVSVLFNSLRLRRFELNKDINLAGNSPLQEVRS; from the coding sequence GTGGCGGAAACAACCTTGCGGGTAGATGGAATGACCTGCACATTGTGTTCCAGGACAATAGAAGCGGCACTTGGCAGACTGAAAGGAATCCAAAGAGTATCGGTCAGCTATGTGGCGGAAAAAGTACTTGTCGAATATGAGGAAGAAACCTTGGAGCTATCGGAGGTCGTCCGGGTTATCGAATCATTGGGATTCTCGGCATCCATCAAGGGGCAAGAGGGGAAATACAATCGGCGCCGCAAAGGCGGAGGGACGGAGATGAGCAGGCTGAGAACTCGGCTTCTGATATCTGCTCTGCTTAGTTTTCCGCTCTTCCTGGGCATGGTTCTGGGAGGCCTCGGATTTTGTCATGATCTCGTCTACAGGGGGCAGGAGACATGGTTCTCGCAAGCTTTGGATACGGTCAGACACAAGACGATATTGCTGCATAACTGGAAAGTCCAGCTGGCGCTTGCAGCGCCTGTTCAATTCATCATCGGCTGGCCGTATTACAAGAACGCCTTCTATTCCCTGAAAGCCAGACAAGCGACTATGGACATTCTGGTTGTGCTTGGAACCAGTGCAGCGTTCGGCTACAGCCTGTATACGGTTATTTATAAAGAGCCGCTCGTTATCGGGGGAATGCTGAATGTTTATTTTGAAGCCTCTGCCGTCATCATTACCTTAATCCTGCTTGGAAAATATCTGGAATCCGCAGCCAAGGGCAGAACCTCCAGCGCCATCCGTGCTTTGCTCGAGCTGGAGGCCAAATCTGCCCGGGTGGAGCGGGAAGGTATAGAGCTGGACCTCCCCATTGCCGAGGTGCAGGTAGGGGATATAGTCGCCGTGCGGCCCGGCGAGAAAATACCGGTTGACGGCGTCGTCACTGAAGGAAGCTCGTATGTGAACGAATCCATGCTGACAGGGGAGAGCACACCGGTGCTCAAAGGCGAGCATGATTCCGTTACCGGTGCATCCCTCAATCAGCACGGCACATTCAAGTTCAGGGTAACTCAAGTGGGCGGTGACACTGTCCTGGCACGGATCGTACAGATGACGGAAGCGGCTCAGAACAGTAAAGCGCCGATCCAGAAAATCGCCGACAAGGCAGCGACGTACTTCGTTCCATTCGTCCTACTTGCTTCCTTTATTACCTTTGCAGGGTGGTACTGGGGCGTTTACGATGGAACGGCGTTTGTCCTTGACCTGGCATTGATAAAAGCTGTGGCGGTGCTGGTCGTATCCTGTCCATGCGCCCTCGGGCTTGCGACTCCCACAGCCATTATGGCGGGGATGGGCAGAGGCGCCCAGAACGGAATACTGATTAAGAACGGAGAGCAACTGGAACTTGCCGGGAAGATCACGGACGTGGTGTTTGATAAAACCGGTACACTGACTTCCGGGAAGCTGCATTTGAGCGATTTGATCGTGTTGGAAGAGTCGGGTGACAAAGAATTGAGCCGGGACGACATCCTGTTCCTCGCTGCTGCGGCGGAGAAGCGCTCCGAGCATCCGCTGGGCCAGGCCATCCATAAAGCAGGCATGGAACTGTTCGCGGAGGGCATCCCGGACCCGGACACATTTATTTCCATACCGGGAAAAGGGGTCTGCGCTGACGTTGGCGGCGTCCAAGTGCTGGTAGGTTCACAGCGGCTGCTTGCCGAACATGAAGTGGACTTGGAGAAGGTTGACGTGCAGGCATTGGAGCTGCTGCGCCATAGCGGGAAGACTGTGGTGTTCATTGCCGTTGACCGGGTGGTGAGAGCCGCAGCCGGATTACAGGACAAGCTTCGCGATGGAGCGCTTGCAGCCGTTAACGAGCTGAAGAGCATGGGACTTGAGCTGCATATGCTTACAGGCGACAACATCCGTTCAGCGGAAGCCATCGCCGGGCAGCTGGGCATCCGCCATGTAGTGGCAGAGGTGCTGCCGGAGCATAAGGCTCAAGAGATTGAACGGCTGAAGGGCAAGGGCAGAGTCGTGACCATGATCGGGGACGGAATTAACGACGCCCCTGCCATGGCAGCCGCCGATGTCGGCATTGCGATCGGATCAGGCACGGATGTGGCTATTGAGACTGGCGATATTGTGCTGCTGCATGATAATCTCCTGGCCATTTCGTCGGCAATTCGCCTCTCGTCCAAGACGATGTCCATCATCAAGGAAAACCTGTTCTGGGCGTTCATCTATAATCTGCTCGCAATTCCTTTGGCGGCATTCGGCTATCTTAGCCCGGTGGTGGCCGCCGCTGCAATGGCTTTAAGCTCGGTGTCCGTTCTCTTCAATTCACTTCGTCTCAGACGATTTGAGTTAAACAAGGATATCAACCTTGCCGGCAACAGTCCTTTGCAAGAAGTTCGGTCATAA
- the queF gene encoding preQ(1) synthase, whose translation MSEGRKKEEMPEVTLLGNQGTAYNFGYDPGVLESFDNKHPGRDYFVKFNCPEFTSLCPVTGQPDFATIYISYIPEVKMVESKSLKLYLFSFRNHGDFHEDCVNIIMNDLISLMDPRYIEVWGKFTPRGGISIDPYCNYGRPGTKYETMAEHRLLNHDLYPEKVDNR comes from the coding sequence ATGTCCGAAGGTAGAAAGAAAGAAGAAATGCCCGAGGTTACGCTGCTTGGCAACCAGGGAACAGCATACAATTTCGGCTATGATCCGGGTGTGCTGGAATCGTTCGACAACAAGCATCCGGGACGCGATTATTTCGTTAAATTCAATTGTCCAGAATTTACAAGCCTCTGCCCGGTAACGGGCCAGCCCGATTTCGCGACGATCTACATTTCCTACATTCCGGAAGTGAAAATGGTGGAGTCCAAGTCGCTTAAGCTGTACCTGTTCAGCTTCCGCAATCACGGCGATTTCCACGAAGACTGCGTCAACATTATCATGAATGATCTAATTAGCCTGATGGACCCGCGCTATATTGAGGTGTGGGGCAAATTCACACCGCGCGGCGGCATCTCCATCGATCCTTACTGCAACTACGGACGCCCGGGAACGAAGTACGAGACCATGGCTGAGCATCGGCTGCTGAACCACGATTTATATCCGGAGAAGGTAGATAACCGGTAA
- a CDS encoding S-layer homology domain-containing protein, which translates to MKMMQKKYRSAVKRAPLAILAITAALEAGVVPVYAHEGHVGVKDYSGHWSESIVERSIGQKLLTGYQDGSFHPDSPITRAELAVLLTKAFPDENSKKTESFSDVRSGSWYASAISQAVEDGYLSANADGAFRPGQPATRAEAAAAFAAALNWKEVSADTLNAYKDIAYLPTGEEGEWLRQAAAQGYIEASSDGYLLPQKPLTRSEAVFFLAKAGSAEPLDVQPPAFNAEQEYTGSIVQSAEGFSLKVKTDSGSDTVYSLTGAGDETLAGTEAVAGIESGTALVDAIDGLVPGKLQVVKIAPGGSGGTAADLQELDGILIEGHHSGTSDPTKHSKKCLLMPGCASSGFGIDVLQADGKYKYYKFDERGHKLAAVLIDSIKKEKNIVIYVTGTIEGDTLHVASLSQDVTAVDTPAESDQDASSGRGHMD; encoded by the coding sequence ATGAAGATGATGCAAAAAAAGTACAGATCAGCGGTAAAAAGGGCGCCTCTCGCTATATTGGCGATTACGGCTGCCCTTGAGGCGGGGGTAGTTCCGGTCTACGCTCATGAAGGTCATGTGGGCGTCAAAGATTACAGCGGTCATTGGAGCGAGTCGATTGTTGAGCGTTCAATCGGGCAAAAGCTTCTGACCGGTTATCAGGACGGGAGCTTCCATCCCGACTCTCCAATTACCAGAGCGGAGCTGGCAGTTCTGCTCACGAAGGCCTTCCCGGATGAGAACTCGAAGAAAACAGAATCCTTCTCCGACGTGCGTTCCGGCTCTTGGTATGCATCGGCGATTAGCCAGGCAGTTGAAGATGGCTATTTAAGCGCGAATGCGGACGGCGCTTTCCGGCCGGGCCAGCCAGCGACGCGGGCCGAGGCCGCCGCAGCTTTTGCGGCTGCCCTTAACTGGAAGGAAGTTTCGGCAGATACTCTGAACGCATATAAAGATATCGCTTATCTTCCTACCGGAGAAGAGGGAGAGTGGCTCCGCCAGGCGGCAGCTCAAGGATACATAGAAGCATCATCCGATGGATATCTGTTACCGCAGAAGCCGTTAACCCGGTCAGAGGCCGTGTTCTTTCTGGCCAAAGCAGGCAGCGCGGAGCCGCTTGACGTGCAGCCGCCGGCTTTCAATGCTGAGCAGGAGTATACCGGCTCCATTGTTCAATCTGCGGAAGGCTTCAGCCTGAAGGTGAAGACTGACAGCGGCAGCGACACCGTCTATTCACTGACCGGGGCAGGAGATGAAACACTTGCCGGAACTGAAGCTGTAGCCGGTATCGAATCCGGAACAGCGCTCGTGGATGCGATTGATGGACTAGTACCCGGCAAGCTTCAGGTGGTGAAGATAGCTCCCGGCGGCAGCGGCGGTACGGCGGCTGATTTGCAGGAGCTGGATGGTATTCTTATCGAAGGCCATCACAGCGGAACAAGCGACCCGACTAAACATTCGAAGAAATGCCTGCTGATGCCGGGCTGCGCTTCATCCGGGTTCGGAATCGACGTCCTGCAGGCAGACGGCAAGTATAAATACTACAAGTTTGACGAGAGAGGCCATAAGCTGGCCGCCGTGTTGATCGACAGCATCAAGAAAGAGAAGAATATCGTTATCTATGTAACCGGGACAATCGAGGGGGACACGCTGCATGTCGCTTCCCTTTCACAGGATGTAACCGCCGTCGATACGCCGGCTGAGAGCGATCAAGATGCGAGCAGTGGGAGGGGGCATATGGACTAA
- a CDS encoding response regulator produces MNTPIRVLVVDDSDQAREGIHTILGDDPAFEFVAEGKDGAEAIALTEIWMPDLILMDIQMPVMDGLEATKRIKERFPYVKIVILTVSDDITHLFEALKKGAQGYMLKNLKPESWHEYLRAIALDEAPMTRELAHLLLNEFSRMRQPEACGDPLTGREREILTLVAKGLSNRDISQQLIISEHTVKNHLKNIMQKLHMENRVQLARYVYEQNWLG; encoded by the coding sequence GTGAATACACCGATCCGAGTGCTTGTAGTTGACGATAGCGATCAGGCCCGGGAAGGCATTCATACCATCCTTGGCGACGATCCGGCATTTGAATTCGTAGCCGAGGGCAAAGACGGCGCCGAAGCAATTGCGCTGACGGAGATATGGATGCCGGATCTTATTTTGATGGACATACAAATGCCTGTGATGGACGGTCTGGAAGCAACGAAACGGATTAAAGAAAGATTCCCTTATGTGAAAATCGTGATTCTTACTGTATCCGACGATATTACCCATCTGTTCGAGGCTCTTAAAAAGGGTGCGCAGGGTTATATGCTGAAAAATTTAAAGCCGGAATCCTGGCATGAGTATTTACGGGCGATTGCCTTGGACGAGGCCCCGATGACCCGGGAGCTTGCCCATCTTCTTCTGAACGAGTTCTCGCGGATGAGACAGCCGGAGGCATGCGGAGACCCGCTGACCGGGCGGGAACGGGAAATACTGACACTGGTCGCCAAAGGCTTGTCCAACCGTGACATTTCGCAGCAATTAATCATATCCGAACATACGGTGAAGAATCATTTGAAAAATATTATGCAAAAGCTTCACATGGAGAATCGGGTCCAGCTTGCAAGGTACGTCTATGAGCAGAATTGGCTGGGTTAG
- a CDS encoding 6-pyruvoyl trahydropterin synthase family protein, with translation MLHEVSVCKIFSFDAAHQLIGHKGKCANVHGHTYRLEVVLKGRPVTEEGRSDEGFVADFGDIKALVKARIVDKLDHAFMAKGDEPVLETLEASGSKVAVLSFRTTAENLAGYIAYTLKTSGLPVYSVKLWETPTAWAEVLAADIPEHGPAYCLNGGCDL, from the coding sequence ATGCTGCACGAAGTATCCGTATGCAAAATATTCTCGTTCGATGCGGCGCACCAGCTAATCGGACACAAAGGCAAATGCGCCAACGTTCACGGCCACACCTACAGGCTGGAAGTTGTGCTTAAGGGCCGGCCTGTAACCGAAGAAGGTCGGTCCGACGAGGGCTTTGTCGCCGATTTCGGCGATATCAAGGCGCTGGTCAAGGCGAGAATCGTCGACAAGCTGGACCACGCTTTTATGGCCAAAGGGGACGAACCTGTTCTTGAGACGCTAGAGGCCTCAGGCTCCAAGGTGGCCGTCTTGTCCTTCCGCACGACCGCTGAGAACCTGGCTGGTTACATCGCCTATACGCTGAAAACAAGCGGACTGCCTGTCTATTCCGTGAAGCTGTGGGAGACTCCGACCGCCTGGGCTGAAGTGCTGGCAGCCGACATTCCCGAACATGGGCCGGCCTACTGCCTGAATGGAGGTTGCGATCTATGA
- a CDS encoding ArsR/SmtB family transcription factor, which translates to MTIEQTLINDEQRVHIFKALADPTRLQILRTLRDSRTELNCGEVGERCEASKSNASYHFRTLREAGLILVRKEAQTKYIQIRQETFDQYLPGFLDTL; encoded by the coding sequence ATGACTATTGAACAAACATTAATTAACGATGAGCAGCGTGTGCATATTTTCAAGGCACTGGCCGACCCCACCCGCCTGCAAATTCTCCGGACACTGAGAGACAGCAGAACGGAGCTGAACTGCGGAGAAGTCGGTGAACGTTGCGAAGCCTCCAAGTCGAACGCCTCTTACCATTTCCGTACCTTAAGGGAAGCGGGATTGATTCTCGTTAGAAAGGAAGCCCAGACCAAATACATACAAATTCGACAAGAAACGTTCGATCAATATTTGCCCGGATTCCTGGATACCCTGTGA
- the queE gene encoding 7-carboxy-7-deazaguanine synthase QueE, whose product MSTKIPVIEMFGPTIQGEGAVIGVKTMFVRTYGCDYRCSWCDSAFTWDGSAKDLRVMMEPEEVLSGLLEIGGDRFDTVTISGGNPALIGEGISELIGLLHDRGIKVAIETQGSRWQDWFLEVDALTVSPKPPSSGMATDWTMLDSILTEVGMNARGSYSLKVVVFDDIDYDYAVQVHKRYPDVPFYLQPGNDNVTEEGDISARLLGRLEWLFNKAIADPDMNAARVLPQLHALIWYNKRGK is encoded by the coding sequence ATGAGCACCAAAATTCCAGTCATCGAAATGTTCGGTCCGACGATTCAGGGGGAAGGGGCGGTCATCGGGGTCAAGACGATGTTCGTCCGTACTTACGGCTGCGATTACCGGTGCTCCTGGTGCGACTCCGCGTTCACCTGGGACGGGAGCGCCAAGGATTTGCGGGTGATGATGGAGCCGGAGGAAGTGCTGTCCGGCCTGCTGGAGATCGGCGGAGACCGGTTCGATACCGTAACCATTTCCGGCGGAAATCCGGCACTGATCGGCGAAGGCATCTCCGAACTCATCGGGCTTCTACATGATCGCGGCATCAAGGTCGCCATTGAGACGCAGGGCAGCCGCTGGCAGGACTGGTTCCTTGAAGTGGATGCCCTGACAGTAAGTCCGAAGCCGCCAAGCTCCGGTATGGCCACTGACTGGACGATGCTGGATTCCATTCTGACGGAGGTCGGGATGAACGCGCGGGGTTCATACAGCCTGAAGGTTGTCGTCTTTGATGACATAGATTATGATTATGCAGTTCAAGTTCACAAGCGTTACCCGGATGTTCCATTCTACCTGCAGCCGGGCAACGACAATGTAACCGAAGAGGGCGACATTTCGGCGCGGCTTCTCGGGCGTCTCGAATGGCTGTTCAATAAGGCGATTGCTGACCCGGATATGAATGCAGCCCGCGTGCTGCCGCAGCTTCATGCCCTGATATGGTATAATAAACGAGGTAAATAA
- the queC gene encoding 7-cyano-7-deazaguanine synthase QueC: MNKKALVVFSGGQDSTTCLAWALKQFEEVQVVTFNYNQRHAAEIEVAKEIAGHFGVKQHILDLGLLNQLAPNALTRSDIEISAGEEGELPSTFVDGRNLLFLSFAAILAKQLGYHHIVTGVCQTDFSGYPDCRDVFVKSLNVTLNLSMDYEFVIHTPLMWLDKKETWQMADELGQFEYIREHTLTCYNGIKGSGCGECPACQLRNRGLQQYEAVRKTVNG, translated from the coding sequence ATGAATAAAAAAGCGCTAGTCGTCTTCAGCGGCGGCCAGGACAGTACGACCTGTCTGGCTTGGGCTCTGAAGCAGTTCGAAGAAGTTCAGGTCGTTACCTTTAATTATAACCAGCGGCACGCGGCGGAAATCGAGGTTGCCAAGGAAATCGCCGGCCATTTCGGGGTGAAGCAGCATATCTTGGATCTTGGCCTGCTGAACCAGCTGGCTCCAAATGCCCTCACCCGCAGCGATATTGAAATCTCGGCCGGCGAGGAAGGCGAATTGCCCAGCACCTTCGTTGACGGACGTAATCTGCTCTTCCTGTCGTTCGCGGCTATTCTGGCGAAGCAGCTCGGCTATCATCACATCGTAACCGGTGTGTGCCAGACGGATTTCAGCGGATACCCCGACTGCCGGGATGTGTTCGTGAAGTCGCTGAACGTGACGCTCAATCTCTCGATGGACTACGAATTCGTCATCCATACCCCGCTCATGTGGCTGGATAAGAAAGAAACCTGGCAGATGGCTGACGAGCTTGGACAATTTGAATATATCCGCGAGCATACGCTGACCTGCTATAACGGGATTAAGGGGAGCGGCTGCGGCGAATGTCCGGCCTGCCAGCTCCGGAACCGGGGGCTTCAGCAGTATGAAGCCGTTCGAAAGACGGTGAACGGGTAA
- a CDS encoding sensor histidine kinase, with protein sequence MTYRQMKWLILTIPTFTMGLWEYVRHRFLLPYISMDLGNWLAPVVVFIASLLFLIPLFSMIEKNQAELNEARSMQAALQEREQLSRELHDGIMQSLFLLNAQVSRMEQISDNDGILLQSFKESIHRTNVYVREAIANLRYPTDCLYVPWVQGIERLVDTYKQETGLSFKLEWDLPENLLTTKEKIELFASVREALVNIRKHAEANSVRIEAAPTANGWKCQVCDDGKGFAEAPSHESRYGLKMMEDRARTMNWHFDIGRNEGETVFSIRKGEAA encoded by the coding sequence ATGACGTACAGACAAATGAAGTGGTTGATCCTGACGATTCCAACTTTCACGATGGGCCTGTGGGAATACGTGCGGCACCGATTTCTGCTTCCTTACATTTCGATGGATCTGGGAAATTGGCTGGCGCCGGTTGTTGTATTTATCGCATCCCTGCTGTTCCTGATCCCGCTGTTCTCAATGATCGAGAAGAATCAGGCGGAATTGAATGAGGCCCGCAGCATGCAAGCCGCTCTTCAGGAACGGGAGCAGTTATCCAGAGAGCTGCATGACGGCATTATGCAATCCTTGTTTCTTCTGAACGCCCAGGTGAGCCGGATGGAACAAATATCTGATAACGATGGCATCCTGCTCCAGTCTTTTAAAGAAAGCATTCACCGCACCAATGTATACGTAAGAGAAGCCATCGCCAATCTGCGGTATCCGACCGACTGCCTCTATGTACCCTGGGTTCAAGGGATCGAGCGTCTGGTGGACACCTATAAGCAGGAGACCGGCTTGTCGTTCAAGCTCGAATGGGACTTACCGGAAAATCTGCTGACGACGAAGGAGAAAATTGAGCTGTTCGCCTCGGTTCGCGAAGCGCTGGTCAATATCCGCAAGCATGCGGAAGCGAACAGCGTCCGTATTGAAGCCGCGCCTACGGCTAACGGGTGGAAGTGCCAGGTATGCGATGACGGCAAGGGATTTGCCGAAGCCCCTTCGCATGAGAGCCGGTATGGCCTCAAAATGATGGAAGACCGGGCGAGAACGATGAACTGGCATTTTGATATCGGAAGGAACGAGGGTGAAACGGTGTTCAGCATTCGAAAGGGGGAAGCGGCGTGA